Proteins encoded within one genomic window of Klebsiella sp. RIT-PI-d:
- the proW gene encoding glycine betaine/L-proline ABC transporter permease ProW, with amino-acid sequence MADQNNPWETAPAADNAAQSADAWGAPAAPADGGGSADWLTSAPAPAPEHFNIMDPFHKTLIPLDSWVTQGIDWVVTHFRPVFQGIRVPVDYILNGFQQLLLGMPAPVAIIVFTLIAWQISGLGMGVATLVSLIAIGAIGAWSQAMITLALVLTALLFCVILGLPLGIWLARSPRASKIIRPLLDAMQTTPAFVYLVPIVMLFGIGNVPGVVVTIIFALPPIVRLTILGINQVPADLIEASRSFGASPRQMLFKVQLPLAMPTIMAGVNQTLMLALSMVVIASMIAVGGLGQMVLRGIGRLDMGLATVGGVGIVILAIILDRLTQAVGRDSRSRGNRRWYATGPLGLVTRPFIK; translated from the coding sequence CGATGCATGGGGTGCACCTGCAGCCCCTGCCGACGGTGGCGGCAGTGCCGACTGGCTGACCAGCGCGCCCGCTCCGGCACCGGAGCACTTCAATATTATGGACCCGTTCCATAAGACGCTGATCCCGCTGGATAGCTGGGTCACGCAGGGGATCGACTGGGTTGTCACCCATTTCCGCCCGGTGTTTCAGGGTATTCGTGTCCCGGTGGATTATATCCTCAACGGCTTCCAGCAACTGCTGCTGGGAATGCCTGCGCCGGTAGCGATTATTGTCTTCACCCTGATTGCCTGGCAGATTTCCGGCCTCGGAATGGGCGTTGCCACCCTGGTGTCGCTGATTGCCATTGGCGCGATTGGTGCCTGGTCACAGGCGATGATCACTCTGGCGCTGGTGCTAACTGCCCTGCTGTTCTGCGTGATCCTCGGACTACCGCTGGGGATCTGGCTGGCGCGAAGTCCGCGCGCCTCCAAAATTATTCGCCCGCTGCTGGATGCGATGCAGACCACACCTGCTTTCGTTTATCTGGTGCCTATCGTAATGCTGTTCGGGATTGGCAACGTTCCAGGCGTCGTGGTAACAATTATCTTCGCCCTGCCGCCGATTGTGCGCCTGACTATCCTCGGGATTAATCAGGTTCCGGCCGATCTGATCGAAGCCTCGCGCTCCTTTGGCGCCAGCCCGCGTCAGATGCTGTTTAAAGTACAGCTCCCGCTGGCGATGCCTACCATTATGGCCGGCGTTAATCAGACGCTGATGCTGGCGCTGTCGATGGTGGTAATTGCCTCGATGATCGCCGTCGGCGGTCTGGGTCAAATGGTACTGCGCGGTATTGGCCGTCTCGATATGGGTCTGGCTACCGTGGGCGGCGTCGGGATCGTCATTCTGGCCATCATTCTTGATCGCCTCACGCAGGCCGTTGGACGCGATTCACGCAGCCGTGGCAATCGCCGCTGGTATGCTACTGGTCCGCTGGGCCTCGTCACGCGTCCCTTCATCAAATAG
- a CDS encoding MFS transporter, with amino-acid sequence MNKTPHGLSPALIALMSLATGMAVASNYYAQPLLDTIARAFTLTPGQAGFIVTAAQLGYAAGLLFLVPLGDMFERRKLIVSMTLLTALGLLITASSHSLATMLLGTALTGLFSVVAQLLVPLAATLAAPEKRGKVVGTIMSGLLLGILLARTVAGLLATLGGWQTVYWVAAGLMIIMALALWRGLPTLKQENHLNYPQILGSIFSLFFGNKLLRTRALLGCLSFANFSILWTSMAFLLASPPFNYSEGVIGLFGLAGAAGALGARPAGSLADSGKSHLTTTAGLLLLLVSWAAIWFGQASVLALIVGILILDLAVQAVHITNQTVIYRVLPEARNRLTAGYMTSYFIGGAAGSLISAAAWQHAGWAGVCGVGAIFAVLNLLVWWRGASH; translated from the coding sequence ATGAATAAAACACCTCACGGGCTTAGCCCGGCGCTGATTGCTCTGATGTCTCTTGCAACCGGCATGGCTGTCGCCAGTAATTATTATGCTCAGCCGCTGCTGGATACTATTGCCAGAGCGTTTACCCTGACGCCAGGTCAGGCGGGATTTATCGTTACGGCCGCACAGCTGGGCTATGCGGCCGGTCTGCTGTTTCTGGTTCCGCTGGGTGATATGTTTGAGCGACGTAAACTGATCGTCTCAATGACATTGCTTACCGCGCTCGGGTTATTGATTACCGCCAGCAGCCATTCGCTTGCCACCATGCTCCTCGGCACCGCGCTCACCGGGCTGTTCTCGGTTGTCGCACAACTTCTCGTCCCTCTGGCGGCAACCCTCGCCGCGCCGGAGAAGCGCGGTAAAGTGGTCGGCACCATCATGAGCGGCCTGCTGTTGGGCATTCTGCTGGCGCGAACGGTGGCCGGGTTGCTGGCCACGCTGGGCGGCTGGCAGACGGTCTACTGGGTGGCAGCCGGACTAATGATTATCATGGCTCTGGCATTGTGGCGGGGGCTTCCGACGCTTAAGCAAGAAAATCATCTTAATTATCCGCAGATCCTCGGCTCGATTTTTTCCCTTTTTTTCGGCAATAAGCTGCTGCGTACTCGTGCCCTGCTGGGCTGCCTGAGCTTTGCTAATTTCAGTATCCTGTGGACCTCAATGGCCTTTTTACTGGCTTCACCGCCGTTTAACTATTCGGAAGGCGTAATTGGGCTGTTCGGCCTGGCGGGGGCCGCGGGCGCATTGGGCGCTCGACCGGCGGGTAGCCTTGCGGACAGCGGAAAATCACACCTGACGACTACCGCTGGACTTCTTCTGCTCCTGGTATCGTGGGCGGCAATCTGGTTTGGTCAGGCATCAGTGCTGGCGCTAATTGTTGGTATTCTGATCCTTGACCTGGCCGTTCAGGCGGTGCATATCACTAACCAAACCGTGATTTATCGCGTGCTGCCAGAAGCGCGTAATCGTCTGACGGCGGGCTATATGACCAGCTATTTTATTGGCGGCGCGGCGGGTTCGCTTATCTCCGCTGCCGCCTGGCAACATGCTGGCTGGGCAGGCGTTTGTGGCGTGGGGGCGATTTTCGCGGTTCTTAATCTGCTGGTCTGGTGGCGCGGGGCATCCCACTGA
- the proX gene encoding glycine betaine/L-proline ABC transporter substrate-binding protein ProX, producing the protein MRHSTILATALATLVSTSTFAADLPGKGITVQPIQSTISEESFQTLLVSRALEKLGYTVSKPSEVDYNVGYTSLASGDATFTAVNWQPLHDDMYAAAGGDKKFYREGVFVTGAAQGYLIDRKTAEQYKITNVAQLKDPKIAKIFDTNGDGKADMMGCSPGWGCEAVINHQNKAFDLEKTVDVSHGNYSAMMADTITRFKEGKPILYYTWTPYWVSDVMKPGKDVVWLQVPFSSLPGEQKDIDTKLPNGANYGFPVNTMHIVANKAWAEKNPAAAKLFSLMKLPLADINAQNAMMHDGKASEAEVQGHVDGWIKAHQQQFDGWIKEALAAQK; encoded by the coding sequence ATGCGACATAGCACGATTTTAGCCACTGCCCTGGCCACCCTTGTTTCCACCAGCACCTTTGCGGCCGATCTGCCGGGTAAAGGCATTACGGTTCAGCCGATCCAGAGCACCATTTCTGAAGAATCTTTCCAGACGCTGCTGGTCAGCCGCGCGCTGGAAAAACTGGGCTATACCGTCAGCAAGCCAAGTGAAGTCGACTATAACGTTGGCTATACCTCACTTGCCTCCGGCGATGCCACCTTCACCGCCGTTAACTGGCAACCGCTGCATGATGATATGTATGCTGCGGCCGGGGGCGATAAAAAATTCTACCGTGAAGGCGTGTTTGTTACCGGTGCAGCACAGGGATACCTGATCGACAGAAAAACCGCCGAGCAGTACAAAATAACCAATGTGGCGCAGCTTAAAGATCCGAAAATTGCCAAAATTTTTGATACCAACGGCGACGGCAAAGCGGACATGATGGGCTGCTCACCGGGCTGGGGTTGCGAAGCGGTCATTAACCATCAGAACAAAGCGTTCGACCTGGAAAAAACCGTTGATGTGAGCCACGGTAACTACTCTGCAATGATGGCTGACACCATCACTCGCTTTAAAGAAGGCAAACCCATCCTCTATTACACCTGGACGCCATACTGGGTGAGCGATGTTATGAAGCCGGGTAAAGACGTGGTGTGGTTACAGGTTCCATTCTCCTCACTGCCGGGCGAGCAGAAAGATATTGATACTAAACTGCCGAACGGCGCGAACTACGGCTTCCCGGTGAATACCATGCATATTGTGGCCAACAAAGCCTGGGCTGAGAAAAACCCGGCGGCGGCCAAATTGTTCTCATTGATGAAACTGCCGCTGGCGGATATCAATGCGCAAAATGCGATGATGCATGACGGTAAAGCCTCTGAAGCTGAAGTTCAGGGCCATGTTGACGGCTGGATCAAAGCGCACCAGCAGCAGTTCGACGGCTGGATAAAAGAAGCTCTCGCCGCACAGAAGTAA
- the mprA gene encoding transcriptional repressor MprA, which translates to MDSSFTPIEQMLKFRASRYEEFPFKEVLLTRLCMHMQGKLLENRNKMLKAQGINETLFMALITLESQEDHSIQPSELSCALGSSRTNATRIADELEKRGWIERRESDNDRRCLHLQLTEKGHQFLREVLPPQHQCLHTLWSALNTSEKEQLEQITRKLLTRLDQMDEDGAILEALR; encoded by the coding sequence ATGGATAGTTCGTTTACCCCTATTGAACAAATGCTAAAATTTCGCGCCAGCCGCTATGAAGAATTTCCTTTTAAGGAAGTCCTGCTGACCCGCCTGTGTATGCACATGCAGGGAAAATTGCTTGAAAATCGCAATAAGATGCTAAAAGCACAGGGAATTAACGAAACATTATTTATGGCGTTAATCACGCTTGAGTCGCAGGAAGATCACAGTATCCAGCCCTCAGAATTGAGCTGTGCATTAGGATCTTCTCGTACGAATGCGACTCGTATCGCTGATGAGCTGGAAAAACGCGGCTGGATCGAACGTCGCGAGAGCGATAACGATCGCCGTTGTTTACATCTGCAACTGACTGAAAAAGGCCATCAGTTTTTACGCGAGGTTCTGCCACCTCAGCATCAGTGCCTGCACACCCTGTGGTCAGCGCTCAATACCAGCGAAAAAGAGCAGCTGGAGCAGATCACACGTAAGCTTCTAACCCGCCTTGATCAGATGGATGAAGATGGCGCAATTCTTGAGGCATTGCGCTAA